From a single Streptomyces rubradiris genomic region:
- a CDS encoding sugar ABC transporter ATP-binding protein encodes MSDPDELLRIEGIRKTFPGVVALDGVDFDLRRGEVHVLLGENGAGKSTLIKMLSGAYTPDAGRILVGGEEVRVHGAQDAERLGIATIYQEFNLVPDLTVAENIFLGRQPRRFGMIDRKRMEDDAATLLKRVGVDVSPRARVRDLGIARLQMVEIAKALSLNARVLIMDEPTAVLTSEEVQKLFTIVRGLRADGVGIVFITHHLEEIGALGDRVTVIRDGKSVGQVPASTPEDELVRLMVGRSIEQQYPRERAEKGAPLLSVEGLGRDGVFHDVSFEVHAGEVVGIAGLVGAGRTEVVRAVFGADPYGRGVVRVSGTELRRHDVNAAMDAGIGLVPEDRKGQGLVLDASVEENLGLVTLRAATRAGLVDRKGQRAAAGRIAGQLGVRMAGLGQPVRTLSGGNQQKVVIGKWLLADTKVLILDEPTRGIDVGAKVEIYQLINELTAAGAAVLMISSDLPEVLGMSDRVLVMAQGRIAGELSADQATQDAVMSLAVSTPTTEKTDTENPETDKEATRGH; translated from the coding sequence GTGAGCGACCCGGACGAGTTGCTGCGCATCGAGGGCATACGGAAGACCTTCCCCGGCGTGGTCGCGCTCGACGGCGTCGACTTCGATCTGCGCCGGGGCGAGGTCCATGTGCTGCTCGGTGAGAACGGGGCCGGCAAGAGCACGCTGATCAAGATGCTCTCCGGTGCCTACACCCCCGACGCCGGCCGGATTCTCGTGGGCGGTGAGGAGGTGCGTGTCCACGGGGCGCAGGACGCCGAACGGCTCGGGATCGCCACCATCTACCAGGAGTTCAACCTGGTGCCGGATCTGACCGTCGCCGAGAACATCTTCCTGGGGCGGCAGCCGCGCCGCTTCGGGATGATCGACCGGAAGCGGATGGAGGACGACGCCGCGACGCTGCTGAAGCGGGTCGGGGTCGATGTGTCGCCCCGGGCGCGGGTGCGGGACCTCGGGATCGCCCGGCTCCAGATGGTCGAGATCGCCAAGGCGCTCAGCCTGAACGCGCGCGTGCTCATCATGGACGAGCCGACCGCCGTGCTCACCTCGGAGGAGGTGCAGAAGCTCTTCACCATCGTGCGGGGGCTGCGCGCCGACGGCGTGGGCATCGTGTTCATCACCCATCACCTGGAGGAGATCGGCGCCCTCGGCGACCGGGTCACCGTCATCCGGGACGGGAAGAGCGTCGGGCAGGTGCCCGCCTCCACCCCCGAGGACGAACTCGTCCGGCTGATGGTGGGGCGGTCCATCGAGCAGCAGTATCCGCGGGAGCGGGCCGAGAAGGGCGCCCCGCTGCTGTCCGTGGAGGGGCTGGGCCGGGACGGCGTCTTCCATGACGTGAGCTTCGAGGTGCACGCCGGTGAGGTCGTCGGCATCGCGGGGCTGGTGGGCGCCGGGCGGACCGAGGTCGTGCGGGCAGTGTTCGGTGCCGACCCCTATGGCCGCGGGGTCGTACGGGTCTCCGGTACCGAGCTGCGGCGGCATGACGTGAACGCCGCCATGGACGCCGGGATCGGGCTCGTGCCGGAGGACCGCAAGGGGCAGGGGCTGGTGCTGGACGCCTCCGTCGAGGAGAACCTGGGGCTGGTGACGCTGCGCGCGGCCACCCGGGCGGGGCTCGTGGACCGCAAGGGCCAGCGGGCCGCCGCCGGGCGGATCGCCGGGCAGCTCGGGGTGCGCATGGCGGGCCTCGGGCAGCCGGTGCGGACGCTGTCCGGCGGCAACCAGCAGAAGGTCGTCATCGGCAAGTGGCTGCTGGCCGACACCAAGGTGCTGATCCTCGACGAGCCGACGCGCGGGATCGACGTCGGCGCCAAGGTCGAGATCTACCAGTTGATCAACGAACTGACGGCCGCCGGTGCCGCCGTGCTGATGATCTCCAGCGACCTGCCCGAGGTGCTCGGCATGAGCGACCGGGTGCTGGTGATGGCCCAGGGCCGGATCGCCGGCGAACTCTCCGCGGACCAGGCGACGCAGGACGCGGTGATGTCCCTCGCCGTCTCCACCCCCACCACCGAGAAGACCGACACCGAGAACCCCGAGACCGACAAGGAGGCCACCCGTGGCCACTGA
- a CDS encoding GAF domain-containing protein — MSLSGLRVGWGTATMGTLSVVTYVGPIVLGLGLELPIWLAMTIMGVGVIATVATVIVSRREAVAARRDLVTAEQAAKVAAERARGAMEDVLTVLVHHIGEIVSANSKSTRSQLQQQMKQAIVSLTAQLIGPDNARACVLEVDPASQGTGIREMKCLNGLWMGRAEAPRTVFREDQARGASLLKLMDDRKSTFVENVDALDPALRPETDSYKTYITATITAAGKDAFGVLCVDAPSPGNLRKEDIRLVEVLARLLGAALAVRR; from the coding sequence ATGTCCTTGAGTGGATTACGGGTCGGCTGGGGTACGGCGACGATGGGGACGCTGAGCGTCGTCACCTACGTGGGGCCGATCGTCCTCGGTCTTGGCCTGGAACTGCCGATATGGCTCGCCATGACCATCATGGGTGTCGGCGTGATCGCCACGGTGGCCACGGTCATCGTGTCCCGGCGGGAGGCGGTCGCCGCCCGGCGTGACCTCGTCACCGCCGAACAGGCCGCGAAGGTCGCCGCGGAGCGCGCCCGCGGCGCCATGGAAGACGTGCTCACGGTGCTGGTCCACCACATCGGGGAGATCGTCAGCGCGAACAGCAAGAGCACGCGCAGTCAGCTCCAGCAGCAGATGAAGCAGGCCATCGTCTCCCTGACCGCCCAGCTCATCGGACCGGACAACGCGCGGGCGTGCGTCCTGGAGGTCGACCCGGCGTCCCAGGGGACCGGCATCCGGGAGATGAAGTGCCTGAACGGCCTGTGGATGGGGCGGGCGGAGGCGCCGCGGACGGTGTTCCGCGAGGACCAGGCGCGCGGGGCGTCCCTGCTCAAGCTGATGGACGACCGCAAGAGCACGTTCGTGGAGAACGTCGACGCGCTCGATCCCGCGCTGCGTCCCGAGACGGACTCGTACAAGACCTACATCACCGCCACCATCACGGCCGCCGGCAAGGACGCGTTCGGCGTCCTGTGCGTGGATGCTCCTAGCCCCGGAAACCTCCGCAAGGAGGACATCCGGCTGGTGGAGGTCCTGGCCCGGCTTCTGGGCGCGGCGCTGGCGGTACGCCGCTGA
- a CDS encoding DUF2637 domain-containing protein, whose product MNQKYTGSPFTHPEWYADAVTYPAAEVLLPPDAHWDPAEELASLLEGTARAEQPATVPPPRTEPAPGVDYADPMRKRARNTGQFLSGRHSPAGATHRKRRVQRNHIKWMRAGSFVIAAFVSVLVAMVSVFGGMAAYGPLRNATSGVNGGMIAWWPLLVYGPWMAASLSILRNALHQRRAVHSWCIVVLFSSVAMILCVAQADRTVTGVAGAALPAFASLACFQQLIRQITLTLPQSQEKPRHGR is encoded by the coding sequence ATGAACCAAAAATATACTGGCTCACCTTTTACGCATCCCGAATGGTACGCGGACGCGGTCACGTACCCGGCGGCCGAAGTGCTGCTACCGCCGGACGCCCACTGGGACCCGGCGGAAGAACTCGCCAGTCTGTTGGAGGGCACCGCTCGGGCCGAGCAGCCGGCCACGGTCCCGCCCCCTCGCACCGAGCCCGCACCCGGCGTCGACTACGCCGACCCGATGCGGAAACGGGCGCGGAACACCGGTCAATTCCTCTCCGGCCGACACTCTCCTGCCGGGGCGACGCACCGGAAGAGGCGTGTCCAAAGAAATCACATCAAGTGGATGCGGGCCGGCAGCTTTGTGATCGCCGCATTCGTGTCCGTCCTGGTGGCGATGGTCAGCGTATTCGGCGGAATGGCGGCCTACGGTCCGCTGCGAAATGCCACCTCGGGCGTGAACGGCGGAATGATCGCTTGGTGGCCCCTTCTCGTGTACGGCCCGTGGATGGCGGCTTCCCTCTCCATCCTCCGGAATGCCCTGCACCAGCGCCGGGCCGTGCACTCGTGGTGCATCGTCGTGCTGTTTTCCTCGGTCGCGATGATCCTGTGCGTGGCCCAGGCCGACCGAACGGTCACTGGCGTCGCCGGGGCAGCGCTCCCCGCGTTCGCGTCCCTGGCCTGCTTCCAGCAACTGATCCGCCAGATCACCCTGACGCTGCCCCAGAGCCAGGAGAAACCCCGCCACGGCAGGTAG
- a CDS encoding ATP-dependent RecD-like DNA helicase translates to MDRQAGNSSGERRLAVLEGVLERITYANEENGYTVARVDTGRGAGDLLTVVGALLGAQVGESLRMEGRWGSHPQYGKQFHVENYTTVLPATVQGIRRYLGSGLVKGIGPVFADRITQHFGLDTLRIIEEEPKRLIEVPGLGPKRTKRIAEAWEEQKAIKEVMLFLQTVEVSTSIAVRIYKKYGDDSIAVVKEQPYRLAADVWGIGFLTADKIAQSVGIPHDSPARVKAGLQYALSQSADQGHCFLPEERLIADAVKLLQVDTGLVIECLAELAEPPEDGADPGVVRERVPGPDGDEEPVSAVYLVPFHRAELSLSGQLLRLLRTDEDRMPGFRDVDWAKALGWLKSRTGADLAPEQEAAVRLALTEKVAVLTGGPGCGKSFTVRSIVELARARHAKVLLAAPTGRAAKRLAELTGAEASTVHRLLELKPGGDAAYDRDRPLDADLVVVDEASMLDLLLANKLVKAVPPGAHLLFVGDVDQLPSVGAGEVLRDLLADGSPVPAVRLTRVFRQAQQSGVVTNAHRINAGQHPLTDGMKDFFLFVEDDTEAAGRLTVDVAARRIPAKFGLDPRRDVQVLAPMHRGPAGAGTLNGLLQQAITPGRPDLPEKRFGGRVFRVGDKVTQIRNNYEKGKNGVFNGTVGVVTSLDPVEQRLTVLTDEDEEVPYEFDELDELAHAYAVTIHRSQGSEYPAVVIPVTTGAWMMLQRNLLYTAVTRARRLVVLVGSRKAIGQAVRTVSAGRRCTALDFRLGTK, encoded by the coding sequence ATGGACCGACAGGCGGGGAACTCCAGCGGTGAACGGCGTCTCGCCGTCCTCGAAGGCGTGCTGGAGCGCATCACATACGCCAATGAGGAGAACGGCTACACCGTCGCCCGGGTCGACACGGGCAGAGGCGCCGGCGACCTCCTCACGGTGGTCGGCGCGCTGCTCGGTGCCCAGGTGGGGGAGTCCCTGCGCATGGAGGGCCGCTGGGGCTCGCACCCCCAGTACGGCAAACAGTTCCACGTCGAGAACTACACGACCGTCCTGCCCGCCACCGTCCAGGGCATCCGCCGCTATCTGGGGTCCGGGCTGGTCAAGGGCATCGGCCCGGTCTTCGCCGACCGCATCACCCAGCACTTCGGCCTCGACACCCTGCGGATCATCGAGGAGGAGCCGAAGCGCCTGATCGAGGTGCCCGGCCTCGGCCCGAAGCGCACGAAGCGGATCGCCGAAGCCTGGGAGGAGCAGAAGGCGATCAAGGAGGTCATGCTCTTCCTCCAGACCGTCGAGGTGTCCACCTCCATCGCCGTGCGGATCTACAAGAAGTACGGGGACGACTCCATCGCCGTCGTCAAGGAGCAGCCGTACCGGCTCGCCGCCGACGTCTGGGGCATCGGCTTCCTCACCGCCGACAAGATCGCCCAGTCGGTCGGCATCCCGCACGACAGCCCCGCACGCGTGAAGGCCGGCCTGCAGTACGCGCTGTCGCAGTCCGCCGACCAGGGACACTGCTTCCTGCCGGAGGAGCGGCTGATCGCCGACGCCGTCAAGCTGCTCCAGGTCGACACCGGGCTGGTCATCGAGTGCCTGGCCGAGCTGGCCGAGCCCCCCGAGGACGGCGCCGACCCCGGCGTCGTACGGGAGCGGGTGCCCGGCCCCGACGGCGACGAGGAGCCGGTCAGCGCGGTCTACCTGGTGCCCTTCCACCGCGCCGAACTCTCCCTGTCCGGTCAGCTGTTGCGGCTGCTGCGCACCGACGAGGACCGGATGCCGGGCTTCCGGGACGTCGACTGGGCCAAGGCGCTCGGCTGGCTGAAGTCCCGTACCGGCGCCGACCTCGCGCCCGAGCAGGAGGCGGCAGTCAGGCTGGCGCTCACGGAGAAGGTCGCCGTCCTCACCGGCGGGCCGGGCTGCGGCAAGTCGTTCACCGTCCGCTCGATCGTGGAGCTGGCCCGGGCCCGGCACGCCAAGGTGCTGCTGGCCGCCCCGACCGGCCGCGCGGCCAAGCGGCTGGCGGAGCTGACCGGCGCCGAGGCCTCCACCGTGCACCGCCTGCTGGAGCTGAAGCCCGGCGGCGACGCGGCCTATGACCGTGACCGCCCGCTGGACGCCGACCTGGTGGTGGTGGACGAGGCGTCCATGCTGGACCTGCTGCTCGCCAACAAGCTGGTCAAGGCCGTGCCCCCGGGCGCCCACCTGCTGTTCGTCGGGGACGTGGACCAGTTGCCCAGCGTCGGCGCCGGGGAGGTGCTGCGGGACCTGCTCGCCGACGGCAGTCCCGTCCCCGCGGTCCGGCTCACCCGGGTCTTCCGCCAGGCCCAGCAGTCCGGTGTGGTCACCAACGCGCACCGCATCAACGCCGGGCAGCACCCCCTCACCGACGGGATGAAGGACTTCTTCCTGTTCGTGGAGGACGACACCGAGGCCGCCGGCCGGCTCACCGTGGACGTCGCCGCACGGCGAATTCCCGCCAAGTTCGGGCTGGACCCGCGCCGGGACGTGCAGGTGCTCGCGCCCATGCACCGCGGCCCGGCCGGCGCCGGCACGCTCAACGGGCTGCTCCAGCAGGCCATCACGCCCGGCCGCCCCGATCTGCCGGAGAAGCGGTTCGGCGGCCGGGTCTTCCGCGTCGGCGACAAGGTCACCCAGATTCGCAACAATTACGAGAAAGGGAAGAACGGTGTCTTCAACGGCACCGTGGGCGTCGTCACCTCGCTCGACCCGGTCGAACAGCGCCTGACGGTGCTGACGGACGAGGACGAGGAGGTCCCGTACGAATTCGACGAACTGGACGAACTGGCCCATGCCTACGCGGTGACCATCCACCGTTCGCAGGGCAGCGAGTATCCCGCCGTGGTGATTCCCGTCACGACGGGGGCATGGATGATGCTCCAGCGCAACCTGCTGTACACGGCGGTCACCCGGGCCCGGCGGCTCGTCGTGCTCGTCGGATCACGCAAGGCGATCGGTCAGGCGGTGCGCACGGTGTCGGCCGGACGGCGCTGTACGGCCCTGGACTT
- a CDS encoding LacI family DNA-binding transcriptional regulator: MASIKDVAASAGVSVATVSRVLNGHPSVSADARQRVLAAVASLGYRPNAVARSLRTDQTHTLGLVISDVLNPYFTELARAVEEEARALGYSVIIGNADERPELQDHHVRNLLDRRIDGLLVSPTDGGSPLMLDAARAGTPMVFVDRWIPGVDVPVVRADGRAAVRDLVAHLYGLGHRRLAIIAGPAATTTGSERVEAFRAALAEYGLPLPDARIGQGDFQAESGRRVTEGFLDLPEPPDVVFAADNLMALGALDAVRARGLRVPDDIALAAFDDIPWFVHTDPPVTAIAQPTGELGRAAVRALVDRIEGRTPRSVTLPARLVVRRSCGEPPTPSPVQRSTT; this comes from the coding sequence ATGGCGAGCATCAAGGATGTCGCCGCTTCGGCGGGGGTCTCGGTGGCCACCGTGTCACGCGTGCTGAACGGCCATCCGTCCGTCAGCGCCGACGCCCGGCAGCGGGTGCTGGCCGCCGTGGCCTCCCTCGGGTACCGGCCGAACGCCGTCGCCCGGTCCTTGCGGACCGATCAGACCCACACCCTCGGCCTGGTCATCAGCGACGTGCTGAATCCCTACTTCACCGAGCTGGCGCGGGCCGTCGAGGAAGAGGCCCGCGCGCTCGGGTACAGCGTCATCATCGGGAACGCCGACGAGCGGCCCGAGTTGCAGGACCACCACGTGCGGAATCTGCTGGACCGGCGGATCGACGGGCTGCTCGTCTCCCCCACCGACGGCGGGTCGCCGCTCATGCTCGACGCCGCTCGGGCCGGGACCCCGATGGTGTTCGTCGACCGGTGGATCCCCGGCGTGGACGTTCCCGTCGTACGGGCCGACGGGCGGGCCGCCGTGCGGGATCTCGTGGCGCACCTGTACGGGCTCGGGCACCGGCGGCTCGCCATCATCGCCGGGCCCGCCGCCACCACCACCGGCAGTGAGCGCGTCGAGGCCTTCCGGGCCGCCCTCGCCGAGTACGGGCTGCCGTTGCCCGACGCCCGCATAGGCCAGGGCGACTTCCAGGCCGAGAGCGGCCGGCGGGTCACCGAGGGCTTCCTGGATCTGCCCGAGCCGCCCGACGTCGTCTTCGCCGCCGACAACCTGATGGCGCTCGGCGCGCTGGACGCCGTACGCGCCCGTGGTCTGCGGGTGCCCGACGACATCGCGCTGGCCGCGTTCGACGACATCCCGTGGTTCGTGCACACCGATCCGCCGGTCACCGCCATCGCCCAGCCCACCGGCGAGCTGGGGCGGGCCGCCGTACGCGCGCTGGTCGACCGGATCGAGGGGCGTACCCCGCGCTCCGTGACGCTGCCCGCCCGGCTCGTCGTACGCCGCTCGTGCGGTGAGCCTCCCACCCCCTCCCCAGTGCAAAGGAGCACGACGTGA
- a CDS encoding substrate-binding domain-containing protein — protein sequence MATDTLKSRSGASGAPGGLRRLLLDNGALTALIVLVIALSALSGDFLTTDNLLNIGVQAAVTAILAFGVTFVIVSAGIDLSVGSVAALSATMLGWSATSHGVPVALAVVLAVATGVVAGLVNGFLIAYGKLPPFIATLAMLSVGRGLALVISQGSPIAFPGSVSHLGDTLGGWLPVPVLVMVVMGLVAAVVLGRTYIGRSMYAIGGNEEAARLSGLRVKRQKLAIYALSGLFAAVAGVVLAARLSSAQPQAADGYELDAIAAVVIGGASLAGGTGKASGTLIGALILAVLRNGLNLLSVSAFWQQVVIGVVIALAVLLDTVRRKAGAAPVAAGAGGPKGKQAVTYGLAAVVTVAVVGATSLLHGGSSSSANPRLGLSLSTLNNPFFVQIQSGARAEAKRLGVELSVTDAQNDASQQANQLQNFTSTNLDGIIVNPVDSDAAGNSVKAAGKADIPVVAVDRGVNHASVATLVASDNVAGGELAAKTVAEKLGGTGKIVILQGQAGTSAARERAAGFAKGLKAYPGIRVLAQQPADFDRTKGLDVMSNLLQAHPDVQGVIAANDEMALGAIKALGSKAGKSVQVVGFDGTPDGLTAVKGGTLYASVAQQPSQLGRIAVDNALKAVRGEKVAPTVKVPVKVVTKDNVAGFTG from the coding sequence GTGGCCACTGACACGCTCAAGAGCCGGTCGGGCGCGAGTGGCGCCCCGGGCGGCCTGCGCCGGCTGCTGCTCGACAACGGCGCGCTCACCGCGCTGATCGTCCTCGTCATCGCCCTGTCGGCGCTCTCGGGTGACTTCCTGACCACGGACAACCTGCTGAACATCGGTGTGCAGGCCGCCGTGACGGCCATCCTCGCCTTCGGTGTGACGTTCGTGATCGTCTCCGCGGGCATCGACCTGTCCGTGGGGTCGGTGGCCGCGCTGTCGGCGACCATGCTGGGCTGGAGCGCCACCTCGCACGGGGTGCCGGTCGCGCTCGCGGTGGTCCTGGCGGTCGCCACGGGTGTCGTCGCCGGTCTGGTGAACGGTTTCCTCATCGCCTACGGCAAGCTGCCGCCGTTCATCGCGACGCTGGCCATGCTGTCGGTGGGCCGCGGTCTGGCGCTGGTGATCTCGCAGGGCTCCCCCATCGCGTTCCCCGGCTCGGTCTCCCACCTCGGGGACACCCTCGGCGGCTGGCTGCCGGTGCCGGTGCTGGTCATGGTGGTGATGGGGCTCGTCGCCGCCGTCGTGCTCGGGCGGACGTACATCGGCCGGTCCATGTACGCGATCGGCGGCAACGAGGAGGCCGCGCGGCTGTCGGGCCTCAGGGTCAAGCGGCAGAAGCTCGCGATCTACGCGCTGTCCGGGCTGTTCGCCGCCGTCGCGGGCGTGGTGCTGGCCGCCCGGCTGTCCTCGGCGCAGCCGCAGGCCGCCGACGGCTACGAGCTGGACGCCATCGCCGCCGTCGTCATCGGCGGTGCCTCGCTGGCGGGCGGCACCGGCAAGGCGTCCGGCACGCTGATCGGCGCGCTGATCCTGGCGGTGCTGCGCAACGGGCTGAACCTGCTGTCCGTCTCCGCGTTCTGGCAGCAGGTCGTCATCGGTGTGGTGATCGCGCTGGCGGTGCTGCTGGACACCGTGCGCCGCAAGGCCGGTGCCGCCCCGGTGGCCGCCGGGGCGGGCGGCCCGAAGGGCAAGCAGGCGGTGACGTACGGGCTGGCGGCCGTGGTCACCGTGGCCGTGGTCGGCGCGACCTCGCTGCTGCACGGCGGTTCGTCGTCGTCGGCGAACCCGCGGCTGGGCCTGTCCCTGTCCACCCTCAACAACCCGTTCTTCGTGCAGATCCAGTCCGGCGCGCGTGCCGAGGCCAAGAGGCTGGGCGTGGAACTGTCCGTCACCGACGCCCAGAACGACGCCTCCCAGCAGGCCAACCAGCTCCAGAACTTCACCAGTACGAACCTGGACGGGATCATCGTCAACCCGGTGGACTCGGACGCGGCGGGCAACTCGGTGAAGGCCGCGGGCAAGGCGGACATCCCGGTGGTCGCCGTGGACCGGGGCGTCAACCACGCCTCGGTGGCCACCCTGGTGGCGTCCGACAACGTGGCCGGCGGTGAGCTGGCCGCGAAGACCGTCGCCGAGAAGCTGGGCGGCACCGGCAAGATCGTCATCCTCCAGGGGCAGGCGGGCACCTCGGCGGCGCGCGAGCGGGCGGCCGGGTTCGCCAAGGGCCTGAAGGCCTACCCGGGCATCCGGGTGCTGGCCCAGCAGCCCGCCGACTTCGACCGCACCAAGGGGCTGGACGTGATGTCGAACCTGCTCCAGGCCCACCCGGACGTGCAGGGCGTCATCGCCGCCAACGACGAGATGGCCCTCGGCGCGATCAAGGCGCTCGGTTCCAAGGCGGGCAAGTCGGTGCAGGTCGTCGGCTTCGACGGCACCCCGGACGGGCTGACGGCGGTCAAGGGCGGCACGCTGTACGCGTCGGTCGCCCAGCAGCCCTCGCAGCTGGGCCGGATCGCCGTGGACAACGCCCTGAAGGCGGTCCGGGGCGAGAAGGTGGCGCCGACGGTGAAGGTGCCGGTGAAGGTGGTCACGAAGGACAACGTGGCCGGTTTCACCGGCTGA